In a single window of the Mucilaginibacter defluvii genome:
- a CDS encoding RpiB/LacA/LacB family sugar-phosphate isomerase: MKIGIAADHAGFDQKQSLVKQLQSEGYEIVDYGAHEYDAVDDYPDIVVPLAKAIVDGEVEKGIAVCGSGVGVSVAANKIKGIRAALITESYSAHQGVEHDDMNLMCIGGRVLGASLITELAHAFINAKYDGGERFQRRLDKVLALEKN; the protein is encoded by the coding sequence ATGAAAATTGGAATAGCGGCCGATCACGCCGGTTTTGATCAAAAACAATCGCTGGTAAAACAGCTGCAAAGTGAAGGTTACGAAATTGTTGACTATGGCGCTCACGAGTACGACGCTGTTGATGATTATCCGGATATTGTGGTGCCCCTTGCAAAAGCCATTGTAGATGGTGAGGTTGAAAAAGGCATTGCCGTTTGCGGCAGCGGTGTAGGCGTATCGGTAGCGGCCAATAAAATAAAGGGCATCCGCGCGGCATTAATTACCGAAAGTTACTCGGCACACCAGGGCGTTGAACACGACGACATGAACCTGATGTGCATTGGCGGCCGTGTATTGGGCGCATCGCTTATTACTGAACTGGCGCACGCGTTTATTAACGCGAAGTATGATGGTGGCGAGCGTTTTCAGCGCCGTTTAGATAAAGTTCTCGCATTAGAAAAAAACTAA
- the tal gene encoding transaldolase, whose product MKNPLQRVSDYGQSIWLDYIRRKFVQSGELKKLIDDGELKGLTSNPAIFEEAIAKSDDYNESISELTKQGKTPEEIFLSIAVEDVRAAADLFQGVYQETNGLDGYVSLEVSPSLALNTEGTIAEARSSWKLLDRKNVMIKVPGTKEGLPVIEQLISEGINVNVTLLFSLDRYREVAEAYVAGIEKRLANGESVDKVASVASFFLSRIDSLVDPMLEAIIKDNPDKAGPARKVLGKVAISSAQAAYQIYKDIFKSDRFKALEVKGAKPQRLLWASTSAKNPAFSDIIYVESLIGPETVNTVPVDTLNAYRDHGNPESRLDGTYEEARYVLYQLEDVVEISLPEVTQKLEDEGIQKFIKPFDSLMKTIADKKGEVSA is encoded by the coding sequence ATGAAAAATCCACTGCAAAGAGTATCAGATTATGGCCAGAGCATCTGGCTTGATTATATCAGAAGAAAGTTTGTACAATCAGGCGAACTAAAAAAATTAATTGACGATGGCGAGCTGAAAGGCTTAACCTCAAACCCGGCTATTTTTGAAGAAGCCATTGCCAAAAGCGATGACTACAATGAGTCGATCTCCGAGTTAACCAAACAAGGCAAAACGCCCGAAGAAATATTTTTATCGATAGCCGTTGAGGATGTTCGCGCTGCCGCGGATTTGTTTCAGGGTGTTTACCAGGAAACCAACGGCCTTGATGGTTATGTAAGCCTGGAAGTATCGCCAAGCCTGGCGCTGAATACCGAAGGTACTATTGCCGAAGCGCGTTCATCATGGAAATTATTGGATCGCAAAAACGTAATGATCAAAGTACCGGGAACTAAAGAGGGCTTACCGGTTATTGAGCAATTAATCAGCGAAGGTATTAACGTTAATGTTACCCTGCTGTTCAGTCTGGATCGTTACCGTGAGGTAGCTGAGGCTTATGTAGCCGGTATCGAAAAGCGTTTAGCCAATGGCGAATCTGTTGATAAGGTAGCCTCAGTGGCCAGTTTCTTTTTAAGCCGTATCGATAGCCTGGTTGATCCAATGCTGGAAGCCATAATTAAGGATAACCCGGATAAAGCCGGTCCTGCACGTAAGGTGTTAGGCAAGGTGGCCATTTCAAGCGCGCAGGCTGCTTATCAAATTTATAAGGACATATTTAAAAGCGACCGCTTTAAAGCGCTTGAGGTAAAAGGTGCCAAACCGCAGCGTTTATTATGGGCAAGTACCAGCGCTAAAAACCCGGCATTCAGCGATATTATTTATGTCGAATCATTGATCGGGCCTGAAACTGTTAATACAGTGCCTGTTGATACGCTGAACGCTTACCGTGATCATGGCAACCCGGAATCTCGCCTGGATGGTACTTATGAGGAGGCGCGGTATGTGCTTTATCAACTGGAAGATGTGGTAGAGATCAGCCTGCCCGAAGTTACCCAGAAATTGGAGGATGAGGGCATCCAGAAATTCATCAAACCTTTTGATAGCCTTATGAAAACCATAGCCGATAAAAAAGGGGAGGTTTCTGCATGA
- the treF gene encoding alpha,alpha-trehalase TreF → MRKLLFLWFAVCSLTAAAQVKTPAQLYPDLFKRVQMERVYADGKTFPDAVPLASADVINKAYASQKDEDGFNLKAFVAKYFQEPVANTDVFKSDQSKGIVKHIDTLWTVLQRSPDTAKGTSLLALPHPYIVPGGRFREVYYWDSYFTMLGLQQAGKVNVIEDMVDNFAFLIDKYGHISNGNRTYYLTRSQPPFFAMMVKLLADAKGNNVYKKYQPQLLKEYAFWMDGAIGLKPGQAHRRVVKLSGGEVLNRYWDDSDQPREESYREDVLEAAKSKQPKAQFYRNIRAAAESGWDFSSRWFADGKNLHSIQTTKLVPVDLNSLLYNLELVIARSYREGGKAEQAEVYSAKAQKRRLSIIKYCWDAKQGFYVDYNWKTKKRSAELTIAAAFPLFFNIATDAQARQVSAKIKNSFVHTGGVSTTLKNTGQQWDRPNGWAPLQYVTIMGLRNYKQTALASTIAMDWLHQNVTAFKQTGKLLEKYNIELKGNAAKAGGGEYPLQDGFGWTNGVLLKLLALYPLD, encoded by the coding sequence ATGAGGAAGCTACTATTCTTATGGTTTGCCGTTTGCTCATTAACAGCGGCAGCCCAGGTTAAAACTCCCGCACAACTATACCCGGATTTATTTAAGCGGGTGCAGATGGAACGTGTTTATGCCGATGGCAAAACCTTTCCGGATGCCGTGCCGCTTGCAAGTGCTGATGTAATTAATAAAGCATACGCCTCGCAAAAGGACGAGGACGGATTTAATTTAAAAGCCTTTGTTGCCAAATACTTTCAGGAGCCGGTTGCTAATACGGATGTGTTTAAAAGCGATCAATCAAAAGGCATTGTTAAACACATCGACACGTTATGGACGGTGTTGCAACGCAGTCCGGATACCGCAAAAGGTACTTCACTATTGGCGTTACCTCACCCATACATAGTACCCGGCGGCAGGTTCAGGGAAGTGTATTACTGGGATTCATACTTCACCATGTTGGGCTTACAGCAGGCCGGCAAGGTAAACGTAATCGAGGACATGGTAGATAACTTTGCCTTTTTAATTGACAAATATGGGCATATATCCAATGGTAACCGTACTTATTATTTAACCCGCTCGCAGCCGCCCTTTTTTGCCATGATGGTGAAGCTGCTGGCCGACGCCAAGGGTAATAACGTTTACAAAAAATATCAGCCGCAGTTATTAAAGGAATACGCTTTTTGGATGGATGGCGCCATCGGCCTGAAACCCGGGCAAGCGCACCGGCGTGTGGTTAAGCTATCCGGCGGTGAGGTTTTAAACCGTTACTGGGACGATAGTGATCAGCCGCGCGAGGAATCATACCGCGAAGATGTACTGGAAGCCGCAAAGAGCAAACAGCCGAAAGCTCAGTTTTACCGTAACATCCGCGCGGCTGCCGAGTCGGGCTGGGATTTTAGCAGCCGTTGGTTTGCTGATGGTAAAAACCTGCATAGCATACAAACCACTAAACTGGTTCCGGTTGATCTGAACAGCTTATTATATAACCTGGAATTGGTGATTGCGCGTAGCTACCGTGAAGGTGGAAAGGCAGAACAGGCCGAAGTTTACTCGGCCAAAGCACAAAAACGCCGCCTGTCCATTATTAAGTATTGTTGGGATGCTAAGCAAGGATTTTATGTGGATTATAACTGGAAAACCAAAAAGCGATCAGCCGAGTTAACCATAGCTGCGGCATTTCCACTATTCTTTAATATAGCTACTGATGCCCAGGCCAGGCAGGTATCGGCCAAAATAAAAAACAGCTTTGTGCATACCGGTGGTGTGTCAACAACCTTAAAAAATACCGGCCAGCAGTGGGACAGGCCTAACGGCTGGGCACCGCTGCAATACGTTACAATAATGGGCCTGCGCAATTATAAGCAGACCGCATTGGCCAGCACAATTGCTATGGACTGGCTCCATCAAAACGTTACAGCCTTTAAGCAAACCGGAAAATTGCTCGAAAAATATAATATTGAGCTTAAAGGCAATGCAGCCAAAGCCGGCGGTGGTGAATACCCTTTACAGGATGGTTTTGGCTGGACAAATGGCGTGCTGCTTAAGCTTCTCGCATTGTATCCGCTTGATTAA
- a CDS encoding shikimate kinase — protein MSQSTTDNIAYNPHRIFFTGFMGCGKTTWGRKLAAHLGYDFIDLDHALEEKAGMRIAEYFSSFGEDAFRKLESAMLKEIDYPEKVIVSTGGGLPCFFDNMDWMNAHGKTLYVKLSPKTLADRLENSKTVRPVLQGKKGDELVEFITGKLAEREGFYMQAQYIIEGISLSVETLEAALYK, from the coding sequence ATGAGCCAATCTACAACTGATAATATAGCATACAATCCGCACCGCATATTTTTCACGGGCTTTATGGGCTGTGGTAAAACCACCTGGGGCCGCAAACTTGCCGCGCACCTGGGCTATGATTTCATCGATCTTGACCATGCCCTTGAAGAAAAGGCGGGGATGCGCATTGCCGAATACTTTTCATCCTTTGGTGAGGATGCCTTTCGTAAGCTGGAATCAGCCATGCTGAAAGAAATAGATTATCCCGAAAAGGTGATCGTATCTACCGGTGGCGGCCTGCCATGTTTTTTTGATAATATGGATTGGATGAACGCTCACGGCAAAACCCTGTATGTAAAGCTATCGCCAAAAACGCTGGCAGACCGGCTGGAGAACAGCAAAACCGTTCGCCCGGTACTGCAAGGCAAAAAAGGGGATGAACTGGTAGAGTTTATTACCGGCAAACTGGCCGAGCGGGAAGGTTTTTATATGCAAGCCCAATACATTATTGAAGGAATTTCGCTTTCGGTAGAAACGCTTGAAGCTGCATTATACAAATAA
- the tkt gene encoding transketolase, with protein MKDNTIEQLSVNTIRFLSTDMVEKANSGHPGLPLGAAPMAYVLWSKFLRFNPTDPKWPNRDRFVLSAGHGSALLYSLLHLYGYDLPLDELKKFRQLGSKTPGHPESVLTPGIEVTTGPLGQGFGNGVGIAIAEAFIGATYNKPDHKLTDHYTYAIVSDGDLMEGVASEAASLAGHLQLGKLIYLYDDNKISLDGSTELAFTENVPARFEAYGWHTITVEDGNDLKAIEEAILASQAVTDKPSLISVKTIIGYGSPQQGTNKVHGNPLGADNLKKTKEFFGWDPEQTFVIPEEVKTHLAEAGKKGAELHKEWESLFSKYGEAYPEEKKQLQLAVKGDLPEGWDKELPEYKAGEALATRQASGKALDALRSSIPWLIGGSADLASSNETPKDGALSFQPGRYQDANIWFGVREHGMGSALNGLASYGGIRTYGATFLTFSDYMRGSIRLAALTEAPVTYIFTHDSVALGEDGPTHQSVEQVTSLRTTPNLTVIRPADANETVAAWRIAIQRKHGPVALILSRQKLPVIDTAKYAPASNVEKGAYVLASTSDTPEVILMATGSEVQLVIGAYEKLVAEGVNARVVSMPSWELFEKQDNAYRDGVLPPTVHKRLAVEAGVTLGWYKYITAEGDVIGLDRFGESGPGEEVLAHFGFTIDNVYNRAKALLNK; from the coding sequence ATGAAAGACAACACAATTGAACAATTAAGTGTAAACACTATCCGTTTCCTGTCAACCGATATGGTTGAGAAAGCCAACTCCGGGCACCCCGGTTTGCCGTTAGGCGCCGCGCCTATGGCTTATGTGCTTTGGAGCAAGTTTTTAAGATTTAACCCCACCGACCCAAAATGGCCAAACCGCGACAGGTTCGTGCTGTCAGCAGGTCATGGTTCGGCATTATTATATAGTCTGCTGCATTTATATGGTTACGATCTGCCGTTGGATGAGCTGAAAAAATTCAGGCAGTTAGGTTCAAAAACCCCCGGTCACCCCGAATCAGTGCTAACACCAGGTATCGAGGTAACCACCGGGCCGCTGGGCCAGGGTTTTGGTAATGGCGTAGGTATCGCTATTGCCGAAGCGTTTATTGGTGCCACTTACAACAAACCCGATCATAAACTAACCGATCATTACACCTACGCTATTGTGAGCGATGGCGATTTGATGGAAGGTGTAGCATCAGAGGCTGCATCATTGGCCGGTCACCTGCAATTAGGTAAGCTCATTTACTTGTATGATGATAATAAGATCTCGTTAGATGGATCAACCGAGCTGGCATTTACTGAAAATGTACCCGCCCGTTTCGAAGCCTACGGCTGGCATACCATTACCGTTGAGGATGGTAACGACCTGAAAGCGATTGAAGAAGCTATTTTAGCCTCGCAGGCGGTTACTGATAAGCCATCGCTGATATCGGTAAAAACAATAATTGGTTATGGTAGCCCGCAACAGGGTACTAATAAAGTTCACGGTAACCCGCTGGGTGCTGATAACCTGAAAAAAACCAAAGAGTTTTTTGGCTGGGACCCTGAACAAACTTTTGTAATCCCCGAAGAAGTAAAAACCCACTTAGCCGAAGCTGGTAAAAAAGGTGCCGAACTGCATAAAGAATGGGAGAGCCTGTTCAGCAAATATGGCGAGGCTTATCCGGAAGAAAAAAAACAATTGCAATTGGCTGTTAAGGGCGACTTGCCCGAAGGCTGGGATAAAGAACTGCCTGAATATAAAGCAGGCGAAGCCTTAGCTACCCGTCAGGCATCCGGCAAGGCGCTTGATGCTTTGCGCAGCAGCATTCCGTGGTTAATAGGTGGTTCTGCCGACTTGGCCAGCTCTAACGAAACGCCAAAAGATGGCGCGTTAAGTTTTCAGCCGGGCCGTTACCAGGATGCCAACATCTGGTTTGGTGTACGTGAACACGGTATGGGCTCGGCCTTAAACGGGCTGGCATCATACGGCGGTATCCGTACTTATGGCGCCACCTTCTTAACTTTCTCTGATTACATGCGCGGTTCTATCCGCCTGGCCGCGCTTACTGAAGCACCGGTTACTTATATTTTTACGCATGATAGTGTCGCCCTGGGCGAGGATGGCCCTACTCACCAATCGGTTGAGCAGGTAACCTCATTGCGTACCACGCCGAACTTAACGGTTATCCGTCCGGCTGATGCTAACGAAACTGTAGCCGCGTGGCGCATTGCCATACAACGTAAACATGGTCCGGTAGCATTGATCCTGTCAAGGCAAAAACTGCCGGTTATTGATACCGCAAAATACGCCCCTGCCAGCAATGTGGAAAAAGGTGCTTATGTACTGGCCAGCACATCAGATACGCCGGAGGTTATCCTGATGGCTACAGGATCAGAAGTTCAGTTGGTTATTGGCGCTTACGAAAAATTGGTTGCCGAAGGTGTTAACGCACGTGTAGTAAGCATGCCATCATGGGAATTATTTGAAAAGCAGGATAATGCCTATCGCGATGGCGTATTGCCGCCAACTGTACACAAACGTTTGGCCGTCGAAGCTGGTGTTACCTTAGGATGGTACAAATACATTACCGCCGAAGGCGATGTGATCGGTTTAGACCGCTTTGGCGAATCAGGGCCTGGCGAGGAAGTACTGGCGCACTTTGGTTTTACCATTGATAATGTTTACAACAGGGCAAAAGCACTCCTTAATAAATAA